DNA sequence from the Eulemur rufifrons isolate Redbay chromosome 6, OSU_ERuf_1, whole genome shotgun sequence genome:
CATGCACGGGACAAAGAACAAAACCACAACAGTAATGTGAGATCCACAGGTAGAGAGAGCTTTTCTCCGCCCTTCGGAACTATGAGTTCTCAGGGAGAACAAGATGATAGCATATGAGACAAGCAACAAGGAGAAGGTTATGATGCAGAAAAAGCCACTGTTGGCCACTGCAAAAAAGCCAAAGATGTGGGTGTCAGTGCAGGCAAGCTCCAGTAATGGATGCAAGTCACACAAGAAGTGATCAATAACATTGGGGCCACAAAAGGGCAATTGGAATATAAAGAGTATTTGTGTCATGGAATGCAAGAAGCCCGCTGTCCAGGCTACCCTCATCAGAATGCCACAGAACCTGCGGTTCATGATGGAAGAGTAATGCAAAGGCTTGCAAATGGCCACATACCGATCATAGGCCATGGCTGTGAGGATAATCAACTCTGTCCCACTGAAGAAGTGTTCAGCAAAAATCTGTATCATGCAGCTTTCAAAGGAGATGGTTTTCCTCTCATAGAGGAAGTCCACAATCATCTTTGGGGTGAAGACAGAGGAGTAGCATGCGTCTAGGAAGGCCAGGAAAGCCAAGAAAAAGTACATGGGGGAACCCAGTAGAGCAGGGTTGCTGAGGATGGTTATTACAATTAGTGTATTGCCCCCGATGGTGGCAatatacacaaacaaaaatacaacaaataagATTTTCTGAACATTCAGATTCTGTGAAAGCCCCAGGAGGACGAACTCAGTTACAAAGCTTTGGTTTTGCATGATTTCCAAGGAAAAGGTGACACCTCCAACAGTGATCATAATGTAGCATCTGTAgttataacaaagaaaaatttgcttcagttCAATTTATAGTATTATAGTCATCAGTAAGTGTTTGCatcaaatatacaaaattatctTAAGTGTTTCTGTtgtcactgagaaaataaaattagaaattgttGAAGGTACTAGTGAAAGGTCAGATGGAATTGAGGTGGAGGTAAATTATTGAATGTCTTAAAAGAGGCCAAGTTTCAATATGGGGAAAGGAAAGCATCCACATGTGGTAGAGAAGAGAAATAGTTTTCATCTCAAGTGCCAGCTTTGACCTTTTAGTGGTGGTTCCCAGAGTGAATTATTGAGAAGCATTCTGAAGCCACCTCCAAGTTATTAGGAAAGGAGGACTGTAATTTATTAGTGATGCCTGCCATTGGCATGGAATGGGAGCACGGGTGACCAGTATGACATCCTAACCTGGACACTGCCTTATCTACaagtagaagaagaaataatgtgCAGTTTAAAAGCTCTTGAAAATCATGGCTGGTCCTCACATATGTCTTTGAAAGTCTGAACTGTATTGGGCCTTTAAATGAATTTAGTCTTTCTTTATAAAAGAGAATGATCTGTGGAAAATACCTAGCTGTAAACTTAATGCATAAATAGTATTCTCTAAATAtggagtttatttttaatctgtcatttaaaatgagaagtttataaaaataataatgccaatACCAGAGTATTGTCATGGTTACGATGTGAAGTAAGGTGTTTCTCAGGACCCACTGCCTAGAACACAGTTTCTGATAGGTCCTATTGTCCCTGTAGATTGGTGGGAAACTCATGCTTAAAGAGGCTAAGTTCAAGCAAACAACAGATGCTTGATCTGGGGTTTGAACACAGAACCTCTGGCTCCAGCACCCACTGGATCAATAGGGAAAGGAATGGATTTTTCTTTCAGCAAGAACTTCAGAGCAGGGTTGACGTTTCTACAAGcacttacatatacatatacatatacacattggCAAGGAATACAAACAATTTGCTTATAAGACAGAGTTGTGAggctttgttaattattttccaattatttacaCAATGTGGTAAGGTCTGATCAGGTGTAACTACTGAggatatacatatttcaaatttatttgatacTATTATAAAGCAGAGaactgtgtatatattaatagcttacCCGTTCATCTCCCAGGATCATAATGTgcattaaatttgaaaatgtgaaaatgttgCTTAAGATAAAGTGCCCTTACCAATTGTAGTTACTAGTATATTACTTACAAAGCCATCCTTCTTACGCACAGAAACCTTTGAAATGAGTCATCCAGACAATTATCAAGCCAGTGACTTCATTTTCCATGGGTAGACGCAACTTCACAGGATGATTTTATTACCATCTATATGCATAACTGAAATGTATCAAATAGCACATTTATATGCCTGCACgtgttaatatttgtatatgtatacatatatatgtttgttaaaaaataggtgaataaaagaaaaatgggttaattgggtgtcaggcagatatgTGGATGGGGAGgacatgggtgtatacatacataatgagtgcaatgcaatgcccactgtctaggggatggacacgcttgaagctctgactcgggctggggggaagggggggcaagggcaatatacgtaacctaaactttgtacccccataatatgctgaaataaaaaaaaaagcaaacaaaacctgaATGCATCATGAAGGTGACTCAGAAACAGAGGAGGACCCACATTCAGGGTGGGCAGTGCAGAACTCAAGAGTATTCTTACTTTCAGGAGGAAATTTAGCTTATGGGAAATCCTTATAACCAGAATAGGTATTAAAGTGAACATTGTACCCAGCTTTATTATTCAGGGAATCAAGCTGATttactaaaaaaaggaaaagaaaaatgtgtttattgtgGGGCTTACAAATAAGC
Encoded proteins:
- the LOC138384435 gene encoding olfactory receptor 4C15-like encodes the protein MQNQSFVTEFVLLGLSQNLNVQKILFVVFLFVYIATIGGNTLIVITILSNPALLGSPMYFFLAFLAFLDACYSSVFTPKMIVDFLYERKTISFESCMIQIFAEHFFSGTELIILTAMAYDRYVAICKPLHYSSIMNRRFCGILMRVAWTAGFLHSMTQILFIFQLPFCGPNVIDHFLCDLHPLLELACTDTHIFGFFAVANSGFFCIITFSLLLVSYAIILFSLRTHSSEGRRKALSTCGSHITVVVLFFVPCMFVYTRPPSTFSSDKMVAVVYTILTPLFNPLIYTFRNKEVKNAMKKVWKRLVVVSDGK